The window AGCACGCCCAGGGCCGCCCCCACCAGCGGCTGGAGCAGGAAGAAGAGGCTGGCGGACGCCGCGTTCAAGAGCTCAAAACCCCGGTTCCAAAGGAAAAACGCGAGGGCCGTAGACACCAGCGCCAGGTACAGCACACCGGCCGCCAGGGCTGTCCATGCCCCCGTCGCTGGCCCCTCCCCACTTGCCGGCCCCGGACCTCCTGCCGCGACCGT of the Bacillota bacterium genome contains:
- a CDS encoding EamA family transporter, with protein sequence TVAAGGPGPASGEGPATGAWTALAAGVLYLALVSTALAFFLWNRGFELLNAASASLFFLLQPLVGAALGVLLLGEPSGPELWLGGLLILLGVAVASHGQRPAASTPRRTAAGGAG